The following proteins come from a genomic window of Nitrosopumilus sp.:
- the trpA gene encoding tryptophan synthase subunit alpha translates to MSKIKEKFMELEKKNQKALISYIMAGFPNEKATISTVRGLVKGGADIIELGFPFSDPLADGPVIQNASTVSLQKGAKINKFFTLVKKIRKETGIPLVLMTYTNILYHKGYSKFIKDAKNAGIDGFILPDMSIEESKEYIHAAKNNADTVFLISPNTTKKRIEKISKISTGFLYLVAVYGTTGIKTGIKNYTLKAIKDVKKQTGGKIPIGVGFGVSTPDDVRKYINAGADAVIVGSAYLKLIENTPQNKLESTIAAFTKKLKKQTLLK, encoded by the coding sequence ATGTCAAAGATTAAAGAAAAATTTATGGAATTAGAGAAGAAAAATCAAAAAGCCCTGATTTCATATATCATGGCAGGATTTCCTAATGAAAAGGCCACAATTTCAACAGTAAGAGGTCTTGTCAAAGGTGGAGCAGACATCATAGAGTTAGGATTTCCATTTTCAGATCCTCTAGCTGATGGACCTGTTATTCAGAATGCAAGTACTGTATCACTTCAAAAAGGAGCTAAAATAAATAAATTTTTTACACTTGTTAAAAAAATAAGAAAAGAGACAGGCATACCACTAGTGTTAATGACATATACAAATATTTTGTATCATAAAGGATATTCAAAATTTATCAAAGATGCAAAAAATGCAGGAATTGATGGATTCATTCTTCCGGACATGTCAATTGAAGAGTCAAAAGAATACATACATGCTGCCAAAAACAATGCAGACACAGTATTTTTAATATCTCCAAATACTACAAAAAAAAGAATAGAAAAGATTTCAAAAATATCCACAGGATTTTTGTATCTTGTAGCAGTTTATGGTACGACAGGTATCAAAACAGGAATAAAAAATTATACATTAAAAGCAATTAAAGATGTTAAAAAACAAACAGGTGGCAAAATCCCTATAGGTGTGGGATTTGGAGTTTCAACACCAGATGATGTGAGAAAATACATCAACGCAGGTGCAGATGCAGTAATTGTGGGCAGTGCATATTTGAAATTAATTGAAAATACTCCTCAAAACAAATTAGAATCAACGATAGCAGCGTTTACAAAAAAGCTCAAAAAACAAACACTTCTCAAGTAA